In Ruania zhangjianzhongii, the following proteins share a genomic window:
- the selB gene encoding selenocysteine-specific translation elongation factor, whose protein sequence is MSSDVVATAGHVDHGKSALVRALTGIEPDRLAEERRRGLTVDLGFAWTALVPGCEVAFVDVPGHERFLANMLAGLGPAPVVCFVVAADEGWQAQSSDHRDAVAALGIDRGVLVLSRADRADAARAEEVLAQARTELAGTGLADAPAVVTSAVTGAGLPELREVLAGVLADAGPPDADARVRLWLDRSFSIAGAGTVVTGTLAAGTIRRGDWLTVAGAGDLVPAGVRGLQSRGEDCEQIGPTNRVAVNLRGIEPGQVGRGDALLTPQAWPATSAVDVRRTSGAEFGTSLEQVNVHVGTAALPGRLRPFDGEHARITFDHPVPVVLGDRVVLRSAGSRRVRAGAVVLDADPPALARRGDGRRRADTLAAVGPEGDVAAEVARRGAMPVERLVALGLISVGAPAPVEVQVVGDWWVDPAALHRWQQQLAELVATLHEREPLAAGLSRGAAVDALGLPSADLLAAVVAAAGLEEHGGLLARPGHRADLGPAEPGVAELETRLRAAPFRAPEAADLVVLGLGSRELAAAERAGRLLRLPGEVVLLPDAPARAMRELAALPQPFTASAAKQVLGTTRRVVIPLLEYLDGRGWTRRVDASRREVVRPRH, encoded by the coding sequence GTGAGCAGCGACGTGGTGGCCACGGCCGGGCATGTGGACCACGGCAAGTCGGCGTTGGTGCGAGCGCTGACCGGGATCGAACCGGACCGGCTGGCCGAGGAGCGTCGCCGCGGCCTGACCGTGGACCTGGGCTTCGCCTGGACCGCGCTGGTGCCCGGCTGCGAGGTGGCGTTCGTGGACGTGCCCGGGCACGAGCGGTTCCTCGCCAACATGCTCGCCGGGCTGGGGCCGGCGCCGGTGGTCTGCTTCGTGGTAGCCGCCGACGAAGGCTGGCAGGCACAGTCCAGCGACCATCGGGACGCGGTGGCGGCGCTGGGCATCGACCGCGGTGTGCTGGTGCTCAGTCGCGCGGACCGGGCCGATGCAGCCCGCGCCGAGGAGGTGCTTGCCCAGGCGCGCACGGAGCTAGCCGGCACCGGGCTGGCGGATGCACCGGCAGTGGTGACCTCAGCGGTGACCGGTGCCGGGCTGCCCGAGCTGCGTGAGGTGCTCGCCGGTGTGCTCGCCGACGCCGGCCCGCCGGATGCGGACGCGCGGGTGCGACTCTGGCTGGACCGCTCGTTCAGCATCGCCGGGGCGGGCACCGTGGTCACCGGCACGCTCGCAGCCGGCACGATCCGGCGCGGCGACTGGCTCACCGTCGCCGGTGCAGGGGATCTGGTCCCGGCCGGTGTGCGTGGGCTGCAGAGCCGGGGCGAGGACTGCGAGCAGATCGGGCCGACGAACCGGGTGGCGGTCAACCTGCGTGGTATCGAGCCGGGCCAGGTCGGCCGCGGCGATGCCCTGCTCACCCCGCAGGCGTGGCCGGCCACCTCGGCGGTGGATGTGCGGCGGACCAGCGGGGCGGAGTTCGGCACATCCCTGGAGCAGGTGAACGTCCATGTCGGCACGGCGGCGCTGCCCGGGCGGCTCCGCCCGTTCGACGGCGAGCACGCCCGGATCACGTTCGACCACCCGGTGCCGGTGGTGCTCGGCGACCGGGTGGTGCTGCGCTCAGCGGGCAGCCGCCGGGTGCGGGCCGGCGCCGTGGTCCTCGATGCCGACCCGCCGGCGCTGGCCCGGCGCGGGGACGGGCGCCGCCGCGCGGACACGCTCGCGGCGGTGGGCCCGGAGGGCGATGTGGCCGCGGAGGTGGCCCGGCGCGGGGCGATGCCCGTGGAACGGCTGGTAGCGCTCGGGCTGATCAGCGTCGGCGCCCCGGCGCCGGTGGAGGTCCAGGTGGTCGGCGACTGGTGGGTGGACCCGGCGGCGCTGCACCGCTGGCAGCAGCAGCTGGCGGAGCTGGTAGCCACCCTGCACGAGCGGGAGCCGCTGGCCGCGGGCCTCTCCCGCGGCGCAGCGGTCGATGCCCTCGGTCTACCGAGCGCAGACCTACTCGCTGCCGTGGTCGCTGCCGCCGGGCTCGAGGAGCATGGTGGTCTCCTGGCCCGGCCGGGGCACCGTGCGGACCTGGGCCCGGCCGAGCCTGGTGTGGCAGAGCTGGAGACTCGACTGCGGGCGGCGCCGTTCCGAGCACCGGAAGCTGCGGACCTGGTGGTGCTGGGTCTGGGGTCCCGCGAGCTGGCGGCGGCCGAGCGGGCGGGCCGGCTGCTCCGGCTGCCCGGTGAGGTCGTGCTGCTCCCCGATGCTCCCGCGCGGGCGATGCGCGAGCTGGCGGCGCTGCCGCAGCCGTTCACCGCGAGCGCGGCCAAACAGGTGCTGGGCACCACTCGTCGGGTGGTGATCCCGCTGCTGGAGTACCTGGACGGGCGCGGCTGGACCCGGCGCGTGGATGCGAGCAGGCGCGAGGTGGTGCGGCCGCGGCACTAG
- a CDS encoding MFS transporter gives MSMLQFFIAVDVTVVNIALPSIGDNFGVDAHSLTWVVVGYTITGGGLLMLGGRLGDLLGRRRTLLTGTALFGAASLLAGLAPSFGLLVLARLLQGAGEAIALPAAMATIVLMFPEGPRRSRALSVWAAVASCGLVLGFVLSGIITAHLGWRWIFLISVPFILIVLLAGLFLVERDRPIHRGTEPLDVPGAVLLTACPLLFTFGVVEAGEPGTPGWVAPAALVGAVLAGVGFVRVQARSRNPLLPLGFFANRARVAANLTTMLLSGALSTSFLLFTFYLQDRLEIGPIGAGVTMVPLAVALIAFSMLVPRLLSRWGARACILAGLAFTAAALAVIALVAVLGAGAAAMVPAMLLIAAGMGLGLVGLQYVAVSGVTDEDAGTASGVQRAADQLGGSSGVAVCVGIGFAPTLHAGDPFLVATVLAGIGLVVGVVVVGRLPAPAPVQNQQE, from the coding sequence ATGTCGATGTTGCAGTTCTTCATCGCGGTCGACGTGACCGTGGTCAACATTGCGCTGCCGTCGATCGGCGACAACTTCGGTGTTGACGCCCATTCCCTCACCTGGGTGGTGGTGGGATACACCATCACCGGCGGCGGGCTGCTGATGCTGGGCGGCCGCCTGGGCGACCTGCTCGGCCGGCGCCGTACCCTGCTGACCGGCACCGCCCTGTTCGGTGCCGCATCTCTGCTGGCTGGTCTGGCCCCGTCGTTCGGGCTGTTGGTCCTGGCCCGCCTGCTGCAGGGCGCCGGTGAGGCGATCGCACTACCCGCTGCGATGGCAACGATCGTGCTGATGTTCCCCGAGGGACCGCGCCGGTCCCGGGCACTGAGTGTGTGGGCGGCCGTCGCCAGCTGCGGTCTGGTGCTCGGCTTCGTGCTGTCCGGGATCATCACCGCCCATCTCGGGTGGCGCTGGATCTTCTTGATCTCCGTGCCGTTCATCCTGATCGTCCTGCTGGCCGGCCTCTTCCTGGTCGAGCGGGACCGGCCGATACATCGCGGCACCGAACCGTTGGACGTTCCGGGCGCTGTGCTGTTGACCGCGTGCCCGTTGCTGTTCACCTTCGGGGTGGTGGAGGCGGGCGAGCCCGGCACGCCCGGGTGGGTCGCTCCGGCGGCCTTGGTGGGGGCGGTGTTGGCCGGAGTCGGATTCGTGCGGGTGCAGGCACGTTCGCGGAATCCGTTGCTGCCGCTGGGCTTCTTCGCCAACCGCGCCCGGGTAGCAGCCAATCTGACCACGATGCTACTCAGCGGCGCGCTGTCCACCTCGTTCCTGTTGTTCACGTTCTACCTGCAGGACCGGCTGGAGATCGGGCCGATCGGTGCCGGGGTGACGATGGTGCCGCTGGCGGTCGCCCTCATCGCGTTCTCCATGCTGGTGCCCCGGTTGTTGAGCAGATGGGGAGCGCGAGCCTGCATCCTGGCAGGCCTCGCGTTCACCGCGGCCGCGCTGGCGGTGATCGCGCTGGTCGCAGTCCTCGGTGCAGGTGCGGCAGCGATGGTCCCGGCGATGCTGTTGATCGCGGCCGGGATGGGCCTTGGCCTCGTAGGCCTGCAGTATGTGGCGGTCAGCGGCGTGACCGACGAGGACGCAGGCACTGCCTCGGGTGTGCAGCGGGCGGCCGACCAGCTCGGCGGTTCCAGCGGGGTGGCGGTCTGCGTCGGAATCGGCTTCGCGCCCACGCTGCATGCCGGCGACCCGTTCCTGGTCGCCACTGTGCTCGCCGGGATCGGGCTGGTCGTCGGGGTGGTGGTGGTCGGGCGCTTGCCCGCACCTGCTCCCGTCCAGAATCAGCAGGAGTGA
- a CDS encoding putative Ig domain-containing protein, protein MQTVRPGPATRRRGDSGRAGKARAGAAALGAGALVLLGAVAPAAAAGATWYVDAANGADTPDCGEQASAACATIGAALDQSTADDTVSIAPGTYVESLVLSSPVALVGSADAVLVSDGAGPAVSVQGAGIASVTGLTISPDLDGLEYAVVADGGSTVELTQVSIEHQDGATELGPGVRAQNNSSVVLTDTAVQAAGSLDPDGGEPRVGVSASNGSDLTIASSIITPATAAGDDETGSFAGIMLGGFTDTGGPSTLTMTGSTVSAGGFANVLIFQGSATIADTSIPASEPASTAGGYGISIFDGSVDVTGGEITGHAGGGIVHGGMAGPLGLAQVTVNGTRIADNGTDGEARTGGIAMLRQDATTGPVGSLDVTNAHLIDNSNAIVTHGVPTTVTASDISGSSSGIVAQDADLAVMDSQLVGDSAAADQLDSGVRSGNRGEEPVTLTITDTEISNYPVGLSASAVRVDVSASTIADNYGAGIVAQPGVVPENPDAGDMSISDTEITGNGSLGVGPFGAGLVIGGGSFTATGVTIADNSNGMIVGTGDVTLADSSVTGSGADAPDDEAAAGFGILSLDGSSNPDADFTITGSEISGNRAGLGLARSTVVRNSTIADNTWYGINAQAQTPGATIYLTLSASTMTGNGTEANPEADAPPFGLGIGPGVQTLLAGSVLASPSAGSACYVDGSSGVLTDGGYNVVSDATCALTEDTSLADTDPLLGVLGDNGGTTQTVLPAVDSPAVDLIPVGSTAPGTALELCLEGSMDQRGAGFTRPVGQACDAGAVEVVFEPAQITTETLPGGIVGQAYTGLVEATGGAGEPYSWAVTEGDLPDGLELDAATGEITGQPTEAGTFEFSIQVDGVTSADFSVTVLPELVIVTDTLPEGTVGEPYTATLEATGGDGGPYTWGIDSGDLPEGLELDAATGEITGTPTSAESYTFTVVVGDPVYKEFTLEVVPAEQEETPPPEETAPPEETAPPADTPDEPGDEAPAAEDGELAVSGIEAPLTGLAVAALALLMGSLLLVLRKAGRLNLDR, encoded by the coding sequence ATGCAGACGGTTCGGCCTGGGCCTGCGACGCGACGACGCGGAGACTCCGGGCGAGCAGGGAAGGCCCGCGCTGGTGCCGCCGCGCTCGGCGCCGGTGCCTTGGTCCTGCTCGGTGCAGTCGCGCCGGCTGCGGCAGCGGGTGCCACCTGGTACGTGGACGCGGCGAACGGCGCGGACACGCCAGACTGCGGCGAGCAGGCCAGTGCCGCGTGCGCCACGATCGGTGCAGCGCTCGATCAGTCGACCGCTGATGACACGGTCTCCATCGCGCCAGGGACCTATGTGGAGTCCTTGGTGCTGAGCTCCCCGGTCGCCCTCGTGGGGAGCGCGGATGCTGTGCTCGTCTCCGACGGAGCGGGTCCCGCCGTCTCGGTCCAGGGCGCCGGCATCGCGAGCGTCACCGGGCTGACCATCTCACCCGACCTGGACGGGCTCGAGTACGCGGTGGTGGCGGACGGCGGTAGCACCGTCGAACTGACTCAGGTGAGCATCGAGCACCAGGACGGCGCTACCGAGCTCGGCCCCGGAGTCCGCGCGCAGAACAACAGCTCAGTGGTTCTCACCGACACCGCTGTCCAGGCTGCCGGTTCCCTCGATCCGGACGGTGGCGAACCGCGAGTCGGCGTCAGCGCCAGCAACGGCAGCGACCTGACGATCGCGAGCAGTATCATCACGCCCGCTACAGCCGCGGGAGACGACGAGACCGGGTCGTTCGCGGGCATCATGCTGGGCGGGTTCACCGACACTGGTGGCCCGAGCACACTGACCATGACCGGGTCCACTGTGTCCGCCGGTGGCTTCGCCAACGTGTTGATCTTCCAGGGCTCTGCAACCATCGCGGACACCTCGATCCCCGCGTCCGAACCAGCCAGCACTGCCGGTGGGTATGGGATCAGTATCTTCGATGGCAGCGTGGACGTCACGGGTGGTGAGATCACCGGTCACGCAGGAGGGGGAATCGTGCACGGCGGTATGGCCGGCCCATTGGGTCTGGCGCAGGTGACCGTGAACGGCACGAGGATCGCCGATAACGGCACCGATGGTGAGGCCAGGACCGGCGGCATCGCGATGCTCAGGCAAGACGCCACCACTGGTCCGGTCGGATCGCTCGACGTGACGAATGCCCACCTGATCGACAACTCCAACGCGATCGTGACCCACGGTGTGCCGACCACGGTGACCGCCTCGGACATCTCCGGCAGCAGCAGCGGCATCGTGGCTCAAGATGCTGACCTCGCCGTGATGGATAGTCAGCTGGTGGGTGACAGCGCAGCCGCTGATCAGCTCGACAGCGGGGTGAGATCCGGCAATCGCGGCGAAGAGCCGGTCACGCTCACCATCACCGACACCGAGATCTCGAACTATCCGGTCGGACTGTCCGCCTCCGCGGTGAGAGTCGACGTGAGTGCCAGCACGATCGCAGACAACTACGGCGCCGGGATCGTCGCGCAGCCTGGCGTTGTGCCCGAGAATCCGGACGCCGGTGATATGAGCATCAGTGACACGGAGATCACCGGCAATGGCTCGCTGGGGGTGGGCCCCTTCGGTGCCGGCCTGGTGATCGGCGGTGGTTCCTTCACTGCCACGGGGGTGACGATCGCTGACAACTCCAACGGAATGATCGTGGGCACCGGCGACGTGACCCTGGCGGACAGTTCGGTGACCGGCAGTGGCGCCGATGCGCCCGACGATGAGGCAGCGGCCGGTTTCGGCATCCTCAGCCTCGACGGCTCGAGCAATCCCGATGCTGACTTCACCATCACCGGCAGTGAGATCTCCGGTAATCGCGCCGGTTTGGGACTGGCTCGCTCGACCGTGGTGCGCAACAGCACGATCGCAGACAACACCTGGTACGGGATCAACGCCCAGGCACAGACTCCGGGAGCGACCATCTACCTGACGCTGTCCGCCAGCACGATGACCGGCAACGGCACTGAAGCCAATCCGGAAGCAGACGCTCCGCCGTTCGGACTGGGGATCGGCCCCGGGGTTCAGACTCTGCTGGCGGGCAGTGTCCTTGCTAGTCCCTCGGCTGGGAGTGCGTGCTACGTCGACGGTTCCAGCGGCGTCCTCACCGACGGCGGCTACAACGTGGTCTCCGACGCCACCTGTGCCTTGACCGAGGACACCAGCCTGGCGGATACGGACCCGCTGCTCGGCGTGCTCGGCGACAACGGGGGTACCACCCAGACGGTGCTGCCGGCTGTGGATTCTCCGGCGGTGGACCTGATCCCCGTGGGCAGTACCGCTCCTGGCACAGCCCTGGAGCTGTGCCTCGAGGGCAGCATGGACCAGCGGGGAGCGGGGTTCACCCGGCCCGTCGGCCAAGCCTGTGACGCTGGGGCCGTCGAGGTGGTGTTTGAGCCGGCGCAGATCACCACGGAGACGTTGCCGGGCGGGATCGTCGGACAGGCCTACACCGGGCTCGTTGAAGCCACCGGTGGTGCGGGCGAGCCGTACTCGTGGGCGGTGACCGAGGGCGACCTGCCGGATGGGCTGGAGCTGGATGCGGCCACCGGCGAGATCACCGGGCAGCCGACCGAGGCGGGCACGTTCGAGTTCTCGATCCAGGTCGACGGCGTGACCTCCGCAGACTTCTCCGTCACCGTGCTGCCGGAGCTGGTCATCGTCACGGACACGCTGCCCGAGGGCACAGTGGGGGAGCCGTACACGGCGACCCTGGAGGCCACCGGCGGCGATGGCGGCCCGTATACCTGGGGCATCGACTCCGGTGACCTGCCCGAGGGCCTCGAGCTGGATGCTGCCACCGGCGAGATCACCGGGACGCCCACGTCGGCCGAGAGCTACACCTTCACCGTCGTGGTCGGCGATCCGGTGTACAAGGAGTTCACCCTCGAGGTAGTACCTGCCGAGCAGGAGGAGACGCCGCCACCCGAGGAGACCGCGCCACCCGAGGAGACCGCGCCGCCTGCGGACACGCCGGACGAACCGGGCGACGAGGCTCCGGCAGCCGAGGACGGCGAGCTGGCGGTCAGCGGCATCGAGGCACCGCTGACCGGGCTGGCGGTCGCCGCCCTGGCCCTGCTGATGGGCTCGCTGCTGCTGGTGCTGCGCAAGGCCGGGCGACTCAACCTGGACCGGTGA
- a CDS encoding carbohydrate deacetylase — MERRLVITADDLGVDPDTNATIVELLREGLISATTLIPVACAAQDAVHRIRQAGLPAPRLHLTLSSSREMPPWRPLSPEVRSLTGRDGTFPVDAGVAERGATLTDLTTELFAQLRWMHQAGLQPTGLDSHSGSLYGLRGRSLATAAVDFCAAHDLDFRLPRTLQRTVTLAVRGLRRAHRSAVQQADALRVRLPELLVSSWLPGRMVLSYGQLRTEVLHQLRRLPAGTSELMLHPSPASAAQWLPAAEARKRLWELRLLRDDVFHRALQRAGIEVVPAW, encoded by the coding sequence ATGGAGCGCAGGCTCGTGATCACCGCTGACGACCTCGGCGTCGATCCGGACACGAACGCGACCATCGTCGAGCTGCTGCGCGAGGGGCTGATCTCGGCCACCACACTGATCCCGGTGGCCTGCGCCGCGCAGGACGCCGTCCACCGGATCCGGCAAGCCGGCCTGCCCGCACCGCGCCTGCACCTGACGCTCTCCTCCTCGCGGGAGATGCCGCCATGGCGGCCGCTGTCCCCCGAGGTCCGGTCACTGACCGGCCGGGATGGGACCTTCCCGGTCGACGCTGGAGTCGCGGAGCGCGGGGCCACACTGACCGATCTGACCACTGAGCTGTTCGCCCAGCTCCGCTGGATGCACCAGGCCGGACTGCAGCCCACCGGTTTGGACTCGCACTCGGGCAGCCTGTACGGGCTCCGCGGGCGATCGCTGGCCACGGCAGCGGTCGACTTCTGCGCGGCCCACGACCTCGACTTCCGTCTCCCGCGCACTCTGCAGCGCACGGTCACCCTCGCGGTGCGCGGGCTGCGCCGGGCGCACCGCAGTGCCGTCCAGCAGGCGGACGCGCTGCGGGTGCGGCTCCCGGAACTGCTGGTGAGCTCGTGGCTCCCCGGCCGGATGGTGCTCAGCTACGGGCAGTTGCGCACAGAGGTGCTGCACCAGCTGCGGCGACTGCCCGCCGGAACCTCGGAGCTGATGCTGCACCCGTCCCCGGCCTCTGCCGCCCAGTGGCTGCCCGCCGCCGAGGCCCGCAAGCGCCTCTGGGAGCTACGACTGCTCCGCGACGACGTGTTCCACCGCGCGCTGCAGCGCGCCGGTATCGAGGTGGTGCCGGCCTGGTAG
- a CDS encoding nucleotidyltransferase family protein has protein sequence MDTASHLDIEAIRHASKRYGVQRLRVFGSVLEDHFDPARSDIDFLVDFLPGRDDAFDDYFGLREALTEIVGRDVDLVVARTVRNPYFKAAAFNSAQDVYAA, from the coding sequence ATGGATACGGCGTCGCACCTCGACATCGAGGCCATTCGCCATGCCAGTAAGCGGTACGGCGTGCAGCGGCTCCGGGTGTTCGGATCGGTACTCGAGGATCACTTCGATCCGGCGCGCAGCGACATCGACTTCCTGGTGGATTTCCTGCCGGGGCGCGATGACGCGTTCGACGATTACTTCGGACTTCGCGAGGCGCTGACCGAGATCGTTGGCCGCGATGTCGATCTGGTCGTCGCCCGTACGGTCAGGAACCCCTATTTCAAGGCGGCTGCCTTCAATAGTGCGCAGGATGTCTATGCGGCCTGA
- the fdhD gene encoding formate dehydrogenase accessory sulfurtransferase FdhD — MGRITTRRTVVKITVGGQARHRQDTLAVEEPLELRVSGEPLAVTMRTPGHDVELAAGFLVSEGIVARGEQFHTAIHCGGPGTGGGENTYNVLDIALAPGVAPPPPEAARAFYTTSSCGLCGKRSIEAVRTVSSFDVAADATRIGAERLVTFPDRLREQQAVFDKTGGLHAAGLFDAATGELLVVREDVGRHNAVDKVVGWALLNNHLPLTGTVLQVSGRASFELVQKAVMAGIPMLTAVSAASSLAVDLAEEAGLTLIGFLRGDSMNVYSHPQRVDGGATAP, encoded by the coding sequence ATGGGTCGCATCACCACGCGCCGCACGGTGGTGAAGATCACCGTCGGCGGCCAGGCGCGCCACCGCCAGGACACCCTCGCGGTGGAGGAGCCGTTGGAGCTCCGGGTCTCCGGAGAGCCGCTCGCCGTCACGATGCGCACCCCCGGGCACGATGTCGAGCTCGCCGCCGGGTTTCTCGTCTCCGAGGGGATCGTGGCCCGCGGTGAGCAGTTCCACACCGCGATCCACTGCGGCGGACCGGGCACCGGCGGAGGCGAGAACACCTACAACGTGCTCGATATCGCCCTCGCCCCTGGCGTTGCTCCGCCACCGCCGGAGGCAGCGCGCGCCTTCTACACCACCAGTTCCTGCGGCCTGTGCGGCAAGCGCAGCATCGAGGCCGTCCGCACTGTCTCGAGCTTCGACGTGGCCGCCGACGCCACCCGGATCGGTGCCGAGCGGCTGGTCACCTTTCCGGATCGGCTGCGCGAGCAGCAGGCGGTGTTCGACAAGACCGGCGGGCTGCACGCGGCGGGCCTGTTCGACGCCGCCACTGGGGAGCTGCTCGTGGTGCGGGAGGATGTGGGGCGGCATAACGCGGTCGACAAAGTGGTCGGCTGGGCGCTGCTGAACAACCACCTCCCGCTGACCGGCACGGTGCTGCAGGTCTCCGGCCGGGCCAGCTTCGAGCTGGTGCAGAAGGCGGTGATGGCCGGTATCCCGATGCTCACCGCCGTCTCCGCGGCGTCCTCGCTCGCGGTGGACCTGGCGGAGGAGGCGGGCCTGACCCTGATCGGGTTCCTGCGCGGGGACTCGATGAACGTGTACTCCCATCCGCAGCGGGTCGACGGCGGAGCTACCGCGCCGTAG
- a CDS encoding LLM class F420-dependent oxidoreductase, producing the protein MSAELGRYGIWARPEHATTELAREMEHLGYGTLWIGGSPSELTEIEPALDATEHLVVATGIINMWQVPPDEAAAWFHRLEELHPSRFLLGLGIGHREATAEYRSPYATIVEYLDRLDADGVPAERRVLAALGPRVLALAAERAAGAHPYLATPEHTAIAREVMGAGALLAPEHKVLLQTDAAAAREVARPVVERYLQMTNYRSNLQRLGFTEEDFADGGSDALVDALVAHGELEVVAAALTAHLDAGADHVAVQFLDEDPLAAARTLAESLDLS; encoded by the coding sequence ATGTCTGCAGAACTCGGCCGATACGGAATCTGGGCGCGCCCCGAGCACGCCACCACCGAGCTGGCGCGCGAGATGGAGCACCTCGGCTACGGCACGCTGTGGATCGGCGGCAGCCCCTCGGAGCTGACCGAGATCGAGCCGGCGCTCGATGCCACCGAGCACCTGGTGGTGGCCACCGGCATCATCAATATGTGGCAGGTGCCGCCGGACGAGGCCGCCGCTTGGTTCCACCGGCTCGAGGAACTGCACCCGAGCCGGTTCCTGCTCGGCCTGGGCATCGGCCACCGGGAGGCGACCGCCGAGTACCGCAGCCCGTACGCCACCATCGTGGAGTACCTGGACCGGCTGGATGCCGACGGGGTGCCGGCCGAGCGCCGCGTGCTCGCCGCCCTCGGTCCCCGGGTGCTCGCCCTGGCCGCAGAGCGCGCTGCCGGCGCGCACCCGTACCTGGCCACCCCGGAGCACACCGCCATCGCGCGGGAGGTGATGGGCGCCGGGGCGTTGCTCGCACCGGAGCACAAGGTGCTGCTGCAGACCGATGCCGCCGCTGCCCGCGAGGTGGCCCGGCCAGTCGTCGAGCGCTACCTGCAGATGACCAACTACCGCAGCAACCTGCAGCGGCTCGGCTTCACCGAGGAGGACTTCGCCGACGGTGGCAGCGACGCCCTGGTGGATGCGCTCGTCGCCCACGGCGAGCTCGAGGTAGTCGCTGCCGCGCTTACCGCGCACCTGGATGCCGGCGCCGACCACGTCGCGGTCCAGTTCCTCGACGAGGACCCGCTCGCCGCTGCGCGTACTCTCGCCGAATCTCTCGACCTCAGCTGA
- a CDS encoding HepT-like ribonuclease domain-containing protein has product MSMRPESAARIWDAAAAARAVLEFAADRTKPEFLADLMLRSAVERQLEILGEALSHLRKEDRETARRVPELDRIVGMRNVIAHEYGDVDYAIVWAAVTRRVPELLPVLDALLEEAGPAPEVAEQPAVDGETPAP; this is encoded by the coding sequence ATGTCTATGCGGCCTGAGTCCGCCGCCCGGATCTGGGATGCCGCCGCAGCCGCGAGGGCCGTACTCGAATTCGCGGCAGATCGAACGAAGCCCGAGTTTCTCGCCGATCTGATGCTGCGTTCCGCAGTGGAGCGTCAACTCGAGATCCTCGGCGAAGCGCTGAGCCACCTCCGCAAGGAGGATCGTGAGACCGCTCGACGTGTGCCAGAACTGGACAGAATCGTTGGGATGCGGAACGTCATTGCTCACGAGTACGGCGATGTCGACTACGCGATCGTCTGGGCCGCTGTGACCCGCCGAGTCCCCGAGCTACTTCCTGTCCTAGATGCGCTGTTGGAGGAAGCCGGCCCAGCACCGGAGGTTGCTGAGCAGCCAGCGGTCGACGGCGAAACGCCCGCGCCGTAG